One part of the Alligator mississippiensis isolate rAllMis1 chromosome 3, rAllMis1, whole genome shotgun sequence genome encodes these proteins:
- the RIOK3 gene encoding serine/threonine-protein kinase RIO3 — MDPLGVAAAAPEARPGPAWQSKCPWGTPKTTVISCSLADVMSEQLAKELQLEEESAAFPEVVIAAEGPFITGENTDTSSDLMLAQMLQMEFDREYDAQLRREEKKFNGDSKVSISFENYRKVHPFEDSDSSEDEVDWQDTRHDPYQADKPTTTPKKGFIGKGKDITTKHDEVVCGRKNTARMENFAPEFQVGDGIGMDLKLSNQVFNALKQHAYSEERRSARVHEKKEHSTAEKAVDPKTRLLLYKMVNSGMLETITGCISTGKESVVFHAYGGKSVGEDAKVIPPECAIKVFKTTLNEFKNRDKYIKDDYRFKDRFSKLNPRKIIRMWAEKEMHNLTRMQNAGIPCPQVVILKKHVLVMSFIGCDQVPAPKLKEVKLGSEDMKKAYYQILNMMQQLYKECNLVHADLSEYNMLWHDGKVWLIDVSQSVEPTHPHGLDFLFRDCRNVSQFFQKGGVSEALNERELFNAVSGLNITADNEADFLAEIEALEKINEDHVQNYGKKFSAFSSDGDPPLIYDE; from the exons ATGGACCCGCTCGGagtcgccgccgccgcccccgagGCCCGCCCGGGCCCCGCCTGGCAGAGCAAG TGTCCATGGGGAACCCCCAAAACTACAGTAATATCCTGTTCCCTTGCTGATGTAATGAGTGAACAGTTAGCAAAAGAACTGCAGTTGGAAGAAGAAAGTGCTGCTTTTCCTGAAGTTGTTAT TGCTGCTGAGGGACCATTTATTACAGGAGAAAACACTGACACTTCCAGTGACCTAATGCTAGCTCAGATGCTGCAGATGGAGTTTGATCGAGAGTATGATGCACAGCTCCGGCGTGAAGAAAAAAAGTTCAATGGAGATAGTAAAG TCTCTATATCATTTGAGAACTATCGAAAGGTACATCCTTTTGAAGACAGTGACAGCTCAGAAGATGAGGTCGACTGGCAGGATACCCGTCATGATCCCTATCAAGCAG ACAAACCAACCACCACTCCAAAAAAGGGCTTTATTGGGAAAGGAAAGGACATTACTACCAAACATGATGAGGTGGTATGTGGGAGGAAAAATACTGCTCGAATGGAAAAT TTTGCACCAGAATTCCAAGTTGGAGATGGAATTGGAATGGACTTGAAACTATCCAATCAAGTCTTTAATGCTTTAAAGCAACATGCTTACTCTGAGGAACGTCGAAGTGCAAGAGTCCATGAGAAGAAGGAGCACTCTACTGCT GAGAAAGCAGTAGATCCTAAAACGCGTTTACTTCTGTACAAGATGGTCAACTCTGGGATGCTAGAGACCATCACTGGCTGTATTAGCACAGGAAAAGAGTCTGTTGTTTTCCATGCATATGGAGGAAA AAGTGTAGGTGAAGATGCTAAAGTTATACCTCCAGAGTGTGCCATTAAGGTGTTTAAAACAACCCTTAATGAATTCAAGAATCGTGACAAATACATTAAAGATGACTACAGGTTTAAAGACCGTTTCAGTAAATTGAATCCACGGAAGATTATCCGAATGTGggcagaaaaagaaatgcacaatctAACAAG AATGCAAAATGCAGGAATCCCTTGTCCCCAGGTGGTTATCCTTAAGAAACACGTCTTGGTCATGTCTTTCATTGGCTGTGATCAAGTCCCAGCTCCTAAACTGAAGGAAGTAAAACTCGGTAGTGAAGACATGAAAAAGGCTTACTATCAAATTCTTAAT ATGATGCAGCAGTTGTATAAAGAGTGTAATCTGGTCCATGCTGACCTGAGTGAATACAACATGCTATGGCATGATGGCAAG GTCTGGTTAATTGATGTAAGTCAATCTGTGGAGCCAACGCATCCTCATGGACTTGACTTCTTGTTCAGAGACTGCAGGAATGTTTCTCAG ttcTTCCAGAAAGGAGGTGTTTCAGAAGCACTTAATGAACGGGAGCTTTTCAATGCTGTCTCGGGTTTAAATATTACAGCCGACAACGAAGCGGACTTCCTAGCTgag aTTGAagctttggaaaaaataaatgaagatcaTGTCCAGAACTATGGAAAGAAATTTTCTGCCTTTTCAAGTGATGGAGATCCACCACTAATATATGATGAAtag